One genomic window of Mycolicibacterium neoaurum includes the following:
- a CDS encoding ABC transporter ATP-binding protein codes for MSRTCLEPVRAAVSLAAHGVTCRRGRRTVVAGIDLKVPAGNRLAIVGPNGAGKTTLLRAMAGLQAPASGTIQVDGDDLYRMPARQRARTIAFVGQEEQPSAELTVFEAVGLGRVPYRSPWSRATIGERDVIDDALRAFGLLGRGDRSCVHLSGGERHRVVLARALSQQTCALVLDEPTNHLDAAWRLRLMRILDDLGCTVIAAMHDLDLVFRHFDIVAVIADGEMYAHGPPVEVLTSSLLQRVFGVAGDVVVHPATGRPHLLLTHADPAPHS; via the coding sequence ATGAGTCGAACGTGTCTCGAGCCGGTGCGGGCAGCCGTGTCGCTGGCGGCCCACGGCGTGACCTGTCGCCGCGGCCGCAGGACGGTGGTTGCCGGCATCGATCTGAAAGTGCCTGCGGGCAACCGGTTGGCGATCGTCGGCCCCAACGGTGCGGGCAAAACTACCCTGCTACGTGCCATGGCTGGTCTGCAGGCTCCGGCATCAGGGACGATCCAGGTCGACGGTGATGACCTTTACCGGATGCCGGCCCGACAGCGTGCAAGGACCATTGCCTTCGTCGGTCAGGAGGAACAGCCATCGGCGGAGTTGACCGTCTTCGAAGCGGTAGGGCTCGGCCGTGTCCCATATCGCAGTCCGTGGTCTCGAGCGACCATCGGAGAGCGGGACGTCATCGACGACGCCCTGCGCGCTTTCGGGTTACTCGGAAGGGGCGATCGATCGTGCGTGCACCTCTCCGGAGGTGAACGACACCGCGTGGTGCTCGCCCGAGCCTTGTCTCAACAGACCTGCGCACTCGTCCTCGACGAGCCCACCAACCATCTCGACGCGGCGTGGCGACTGAGATTGATGCGCATTCTCGACGATCTCGGATGCACCGTCATTGCCGCCATGCATGATCTCGACTTGGTGTTCCGGCATTTCGACATCGTGGCCGTAATCGCCGACGGCGAAATGTACGCCCATGGGCCACCCGTCGAGGTACTGACATCGTCGTTGCTGCAGCGGGTGTTCGGCGTTGCCGGTGACGTGGTCGTTCACCCGGCCACGGGTCGCCCGCACCTACTTCTCACACATGCCGATCCGGCACCCCACTCATGA
- a CDS encoding iron ABC transporter permease has protein sequence MIRAGTVRRLPVAALTGALAALTVLSIVGSVAFGAEDIPLGDVWRVVLGRFTGSPGDTGFDVIIWDLRLPRSVLAALVGAGLALAGALMQALVRNPLAEPYLLGVSAGAAVGATSVITLGMLSAFGVWALSGAALIGSLVATLTVYAVARAQGGLTALRLILSGVVLSSAFMALSSLLVFTAGDPHAAESVMFWLLGSVAGATWVKVFLTAAVVLASFAAAMLIHSWLDAYAAGADTAVSLGVPLRVLRNALFAVQAVLVGVVVSVSGGIGFVGLVVPHAARMVVGATHRAALPVAVCGGSLFMVWVDVISREVAAPREMPLGIITGLVGAPVFLYLMGRRRYEFGGSP, from the coding sequence ATGATTCGAGCCGGCACCGTTCGTCGGCTACCGGTCGCCGCGTTGACCGGTGCGCTCGCGGCGCTCACGGTGCTGAGCATCGTCGGCTCGGTGGCCTTCGGCGCGGAGGACATTCCGCTGGGCGATGTCTGGCGCGTTGTGCTGGGCCGGTTCACCGGGAGTCCAGGGGATACCGGATTCGATGTCATCATCTGGGATCTGAGGCTGCCACGCTCGGTACTGGCAGCGCTGGTCGGCGCGGGTCTGGCGCTGGCCGGCGCACTCATGCAGGCGCTGGTCCGCAACCCGTTGGCCGAGCCCTACCTCCTCGGCGTTTCCGCGGGAGCGGCAGTCGGGGCAACGTCGGTGATCACCCTTGGCATGCTCTCCGCGTTCGGGGTGTGGGCACTGTCCGGGGCCGCACTGATCGGATCGTTGGTCGCGACACTGACCGTGTACGCGGTCGCACGTGCCCAGGGTGGTCTTACCGCCCTGCGTCTCATCCTGTCCGGAGTGGTTCTGTCGTCCGCTTTCATGGCGCTGTCGTCACTCCTGGTCTTCACCGCCGGTGATCCACACGCGGCAGAAAGCGTGATGTTCTGGTTGCTCGGAAGCGTCGCCGGTGCCACCTGGGTCAAGGTATTCCTCACTGCCGCCGTGGTACTGGCGTCGTTCGCGGCCGCCATGCTGATCCATTCCTGGCTGGATGCGTATGCCGCCGGCGCCGACACGGCGGTATCGCTCGGTGTCCCGCTGCGCGTGTTGCGCAATGCGCTGTTCGCGGTGCAAGCGGTGCTCGTCGGTGTCGTGGTGTCGGTATCCGGTGGCATCGGGTTCGTCGGTCTCGTCGTTCCGCACGCGGCACGGATGGTGGTAGGGGCCACCCACCGCGCCGCGCTCCCGGTTGCGGTCTGCGGTGGATCGCTCTTCATGGTGTGGGTGGACGTGATATCACGCGAGGTTGCTGCGCCCCGCGAAATGCCGTTGGGCATAATCACCGGTCTCGTTGGAGCGCCGGTGTTCCTGTATTTGATGGGCCGACGGCGCTACGAGTTCGGCGGCAGTCCATGA
- a CDS encoding FadR/GntR family transcriptional regulator, with amino-acid sequence MALQPVPRRSVPEDVVEQIVCEVLSGAMQPGDQLPSERRLAEVLGVSRPAVREALKRLSSIGLVEIRQGDTTTVRDFRRHAGLDLLPRLLLRAGELDTAVVRSILETRLHNGPKVAELAARRHGTELPGLLAADIGALRTESDPVQLQRHALNFWDHLVDHANSIAFRLMYNTLRAAYEPALPALAAMMAAEVGRPDAYQTIADAVIAGDAVQAADAAHALLEPATTALITALTELEESR; translated from the coding sequence ATGGCCCTTCAACCCGTACCCCGGCGCTCGGTCCCCGAGGATGTCGTCGAGCAGATCGTCTGCGAGGTGCTCAGCGGCGCGATGCAGCCCGGAGACCAGTTACCAAGTGAACGCCGGTTGGCCGAGGTACTCGGCGTTTCGCGACCCGCCGTCCGCGAGGCACTCAAGAGGCTCAGCTCGATCGGTCTGGTCGAGATCCGTCAGGGTGACACGACCACGGTGCGCGATTTCCGCAGGCATGCCGGACTGGACCTGCTCCCCCGCCTACTGCTGCGTGCCGGCGAACTGGACACCGCGGTGGTGCGTTCCATTCTGGAGACCCGTCTGCACAATGGGCCGAAGGTCGCCGAACTCGCCGCACGTCGCCACGGAACGGAACTACCCGGCCTACTCGCGGCCGACATCGGGGCATTGCGCACCGAGAGCGACCCCGTGCAGTTGCAGCGCCACGCGTTGAACTTCTGGGATCACCTTGTCGACCATGCGAATTCGATCGCATTCCGGCTGATGTACAACACACTGCGCGCCGCCTACGAGCCCGCATTGCCCGCGCTGGCCGCCATGATGGCCGCCGAAGTGGGCCGACCGGACGCCTACCAAACCATCGCCGATGCCGTCATCGCCGGTGATGCCGTCCAGGCCGCTGATGCAGCCCACGCACTGCTGGAACCCGCCACCACAGCGCTGATCACCGCGCTGACCGAACTGGAGGAGTCGCGATGA
- a CDS encoding sterol desaturase family protein, producing the protein MNSRGGTTLRDAAREFRRHPTPWMLGATLVAAAAARIHTGDWQFTDALVPAAMLAMFPFAEWLIHVFILHWRPRQIAGVRVDPLLSRKHREHHVEPRDLPLVFIPWPSLLWVLPLAVAIATLAFPSPGRGLTFLTILAALGLGYEWCHYLIHTNYKPKSAVYRSIWRNHRRHHFKNEHYWFTVTSSGTADRVLRTYPDPATVDTSPTARNLHADAQ; encoded by the coding sequence ATGAACAGCCGGGGAGGAACCACATTGCGGGACGCGGCACGGGAATTCCGACGCCACCCCACCCCGTGGATGCTGGGCGCGACACTGGTCGCTGCCGCCGCGGCCCGCATCCACACCGGCGATTGGCAATTCACCGACGCGCTGGTGCCCGCCGCGATGCTCGCGATGTTCCCGTTCGCCGAATGGCTAATCCACGTGTTCATCCTGCACTGGCGACCGCGCCAAATCGCAGGCGTGCGGGTCGATCCGCTGCTGTCACGCAAGCACCGCGAACACCATGTCGAACCACGTGACCTGCCGTTGGTGTTCATCCCCTGGCCGTCATTACTGTGGGTGCTGCCACTGGCGGTCGCGATCGCGACGCTGGCGTTTCCGAGCCCCGGCCGCGGTCTGACGTTCCTGACGATCCTGGCCGCACTCGGGTTGGGTTACGAATGGTGCCACTACCTGATACACACCAACTACAAGCCGAAAAGTGCGGTATACCGCTCGATCTGGCGTAACCACCGCCGCCATCACTTCAAGAACGAGCACTACTGGTTCACCGTCACCAGCAGCGGAACGGCCGATCGCGTGCTGCGGACCTACCCGGATCCGGCGACCGTCGACACCTCACCGACCGCGCGCAATTTGCACGCCGACGCCCAATGA
- a CDS encoding L,D-transpeptidase: MVVMVGITALSLGASTATGVAAVSVPAPAVAVSPAAGDIVGVAYPVTVSFGSPVLDRDAAERGITFSAPTVPDGKFQWLDDATVRFTPADYWPAHSTITVEAVGLKSSFQTGALVRGVADIDAHTFTVSIDGEVAREMPASMGKPGHATPIGEFTALEKQSVVVMDSRTIGIPLDDPEGYKLTVYDAVRVTWGGVYVHGAPWSVGSQGYANVSHGCINLSPDNADWYYNNVSIGDPIVVQA; the protein is encoded by the coding sequence ATGGTCGTCATGGTGGGCATCACCGCGTTGTCGCTGGGTGCGTCCACGGCCACGGGTGTGGCTGCCGTGAGCGTCCCGGCCCCGGCCGTGGCTGTGTCGCCGGCCGCCGGTGACATCGTCGGTGTTGCCTATCCGGTCACGGTGTCCTTCGGCTCGCCGGTCCTGGACCGCGATGCCGCCGAACGCGGCATAACCTTCTCCGCGCCGACGGTGCCGGACGGAAAGTTCCAGTGGCTCGACGATGCCACCGTCCGGTTCACCCCTGCCGACTACTGGCCCGCGCATTCGACCATCACCGTCGAGGCGGTCGGTCTGAAGTCGAGTTTCCAGACCGGTGCGCTGGTGCGCGGTGTCGCCGACATCGACGCACACACGTTCACCGTGAGCATCGACGGCGAGGTCGCACGCGAGATGCCCGCGTCGATGGGCAAGCCCGGACACGCCACGCCCATCGGCGAATTCACCGCACTGGAGAAGCAGAGCGTGGTGGTCATGGATTCGCGCACGATCGGCATCCCGCTCGATGATCCCGAGGGCTACAAGCTGACGGTGTACGACGCGGTGCGCGTCACCTGGGGCGGGGTGTACGTGCACGGTGCGCCGTGGTCGGTGGGCTCGCAGGGTTATGCCAACGTCAGCCACGGCTGCATCAACCTCAGCCCGGACAATGCCGACTGGTACTACAACAATGTGAGCATCGGCGACCCGATTGTGGTGCAGGCCTGA
- a CDS encoding DUF7159 family protein → MPATGWSEGVHVDAVLGLSMTPTSLGVVVVDGDGAPEGAAARDSFEVRVDGSDTRSATEQATAAVGAIAAARGQRLKSIGVTWSENADAEATALMDSLNRSGFGNVVPIRLPEATEALARGMADVIGYRTSAVCVIEPDTAIALIVHTDDGAIQTAINHGIDSDESLIGWLSTVFTRADWQPEALVVVGSAGGFDSVLPQLEGALSVPVFAPAEAPLALARGAALASTHSSGLPFSLELPAPAAPGRHAATASGNNSTRLIAGALVAGVLTFVISASVAVAVQLSPARETAAPEPAAVVVQDPPAARVAPRPAPPSAPIAEPAQGEQSSLSDALAPPVEFAPPQAPVEPVLPEAPAPEVSAGYDPAPVEAAMPDPALAPAPPVVDAPPAVLPPPVPPVATPPQVFEQPKKPFLQRIRDRLRLGGPDQGPPGQIIVSPPQG, encoded by the coding sequence ATGCCTGCGACCGGGTGGTCCGAAGGGGTTCATGTGGACGCGGTGCTCGGTTTGTCGATGACGCCTACGTCGCTCGGCGTGGTCGTCGTCGACGGCGACGGAGCCCCCGAGGGTGCGGCCGCGCGGGACTCCTTCGAGGTTCGCGTCGACGGCTCGGACACCCGCTCGGCAACCGAACAGGCGACCGCGGCGGTCGGGGCCATCGCGGCCGCCCGCGGACAACGCCTCAAGTCGATCGGTGTCACCTGGAGCGAGAACGCCGACGCCGAGGCGACCGCCCTGATGGACTCGTTGAATCGCTCGGGTTTCGGCAATGTCGTCCCGATCCGGCTGCCGGAGGCCACCGAGGCGCTCGCCCGGGGGATGGCCGATGTCATCGGATACCGGACCAGCGCGGTGTGCGTCATCGAACCTGATACCGCGATCGCCCTGATCGTCCATACCGACGACGGCGCGATACAGACGGCGATCAATCACGGTATCGACAGCGACGAGAGCCTGATCGGCTGGTTGAGCACCGTGTTCACCCGCGCTGACTGGCAGCCGGAGGCGCTGGTCGTGGTCGGTTCCGCCGGTGGCTTCGACAGCGTCCTGCCGCAGCTGGAAGGGGCGCTCTCGGTGCCGGTCTTCGCCCCTGCCGAGGCGCCCCTGGCGCTGGCTCGCGGCGCGGCGCTGGCCTCCACACACAGCTCAGGTCTGCCGTTCAGTCTGGAATTGCCTGCCCCGGCCGCACCGGGTCGGCATGCCGCCACGGCATCCGGCAACAACTCGACTCGCCTGATTGCCGGGGCACTGGTCGCCGGTGTGCTCACCTTCGTGATTTCCGCATCCGTGGCGGTGGCGGTGCAGTTGTCACCGGCGCGGGAGACCGCTGCCCCCGAGCCCGCCGCCGTGGTCGTCCAGGATCCACCCGCCGCGCGTGTTGCTCCCCGCCCCGCCCCGCCCTCAGCTCCGATCGCCGAGCCGGCCCAGGGGGAGCAGTCCTCGTTGTCCGACGCGCTGGCGCCCCCGGTCGAGTTCGCGCCGCCGCAGGCACCGGTCGAGCCGGTGCTACCCGAAGCGCCCGCGCCCGAGGTGAGCGCCGGATACGATCCCGCGCCCGTCGAAGCGGCGATGCCCGATCCGGCGCTGGCGCCCGCGCCACCGGTCGTCGATGCACCGCCGGCCGTGCTGCCGCCGCCGGTCCCGCCGGTCGCCACGCCGCCGCAGGTGTTCGAGCAGCCCAAGAAACCGTTCCTGCAGCGGATCAGGGACCGGCTCCGTCTCGGTGGTCCCGACCAGGGTCCGCCGGGGCAGATCATCGTCAGTCCGCCGCAAGGCTAG
- a CDS encoding oligopeptide:H+ symporter produces MTGAEHTATDGHDARAARTIFGHPIGLTNLFGVELWERFSFYGMLTILGYYLYYSVTDGGLEMAKATATGIVGAYGGLVYLSTVLGGWLADRVLGMERTVFYGGVVVMAGHIALALLPGITGVAVGLVLVALGSGALKANASSLLGTLYDKGDARADGGFTLFYLGINLGAFIGPLLTGLLQTQMGFHYGFGAAAIGMAIGLTQYVVFRRNLGAHGREVPNPLPRSGILPAIAAGVGALVVVVIAFWTGLVTLAILSQVTTGVIVVASVAYFAVLLRSPKVSGLERTRVRAFIPLFIANAVFWSLFQQIFTVLAVYSDERMNWSIFGWTAPSSWIGSIEPVWIILLSPLFAIMWTRLGNRAPTTPQKFAYGVIGMGAAFLLFLPFAGTTGKAVPALLVMGIMAVFAISELLLSPIGLAVTTQLAPDAYRAQMMALYFFSVGLGTAMSGVLSGYYDSAAEFAYFGILGVVAIAAGAVVLGLAGRISRLMEGVH; encoded by the coding sequence ATGACTGGGGCGGAACACACGGCAACCGACGGCCACGATGCACGGGCTGCTCGCACGATCTTCGGCCATCCGATCGGACTGACCAACCTGTTCGGTGTGGAACTGTGGGAGCGATTCTCGTTCTACGGGATGCTCACCATCCTGGGGTACTACCTGTACTACTCGGTGACCGACGGCGGCCTGGAGATGGCCAAGGCCACCGCGACGGGCATCGTCGGCGCCTACGGCGGCCTGGTCTATCTGTCCACCGTGCTCGGTGGATGGCTGGCCGACCGGGTGCTGGGCATGGAACGCACGGTGTTCTACGGCGGCGTGGTGGTGATGGCCGGGCACATCGCCCTGGCACTGCTCCCGGGCATCACCGGGGTCGCGGTCGGCCTGGTGCTGGTGGCACTGGGATCCGGCGCACTGAAGGCAAACGCCTCCTCACTGCTCGGAACGCTGTACGACAAGGGCGATGCCCGCGCCGACGGCGGGTTCACGCTGTTCTACCTGGGCATCAACCTCGGCGCCTTCATCGGCCCGTTGCTGACCGGTCTGCTCCAGACGCAGATGGGCTTCCACTACGGTTTCGGCGCTGCTGCCATCGGCATGGCCATCGGACTCACCCAGTACGTCGTGTTCCGGCGCAACCTCGGCGCTCATGGGCGCGAGGTCCCCAACCCGCTGCCGCGCAGCGGAATCCTGCCCGCAATAGCCGCCGGTGTCGGTGCGCTGGTCGTGGTGGTCATCGCGTTCTGGACCGGTCTGGTGACGCTGGCCATCCTGTCCCAGGTCACCACCGGCGTGATCGTCGTGGCCTCCGTCGCGTACTTCGCGGTGCTGTTGCGCAGCCCGAAAGTCAGCGGCCTGGAACGGACTCGCGTGCGGGCGTTCATCCCACTGTTCATCGCCAACGCGGTGTTCTGGTCACTGTTCCAACAGATCTTCACCGTGCTGGCGGTGTACTCCGACGAACGGATGAACTGGTCGATTTTCGGGTGGACCGCACCGTCGAGCTGGATCGGGTCGATCGAGCCGGTCTGGATCATCCTGCTGTCACCGCTTTTCGCGATCATGTGGACCCGCCTGGGTAACCGTGCGCCGACCACCCCGCAGAAGTTCGCCTATGGCGTGATCGGTATGGGCGCGGCCTTCCTGCTGTTCCTGCCGTTCGCCGGCACCACCGGCAAGGCCGTGCCGGCACTGCTGGTGATGGGCATCATGGCAGTGTTCGCAATATCGGAATTGCTACTCTCCCCGATCGGCCTGGCAGTCACGACCCAACTGGCGCCCGACGCCTACCGCGCTCAGATGATGGCGCTGTACTTCTTCTCCGTGGGCCTGGGTACCGCCATGTCGGGCGTGCTGTCCGGGTATTACGATTCCGCCGCCGAGTTCGCATACTTCGGCATCCTCGGTGTGGTCGCGATCGCCGCCGGCGCCGTGGTGCTGGGGCTGGCGGGACGGATCAGCCGGCTGATGGAGGGCGTCCATTAA
- a CDS encoding threonine/serine dehydratase, with amino-acid sequence MPPTLISIDDIRSAARRLDGAVLRTPLLAADWGDSQRPLLLKPESLQAIGAFKVRGALNAIGRLGSDEKRRGVVAYSSGNHAQAVAYAAARFGLRAHIVMPEETPRIKIERTRAHGAEVVLCGMGRREAVAAELVEQTGATLIPPFDHPDVIAGQGTIGLEIAEDRPDVANVVIPVSGGGLASGIGTAIRALCPNAHIFGVEPELAADTAAGLHRGARVDMSIEDRNRTIADGLRSQPSELTFAHLQHVLTDILTVSENEIRSAVAELAFKARLVAEPSGAVALAAYRRHKMPPGPTAVIVSGGNVEPTLLSEILTASAAVGEDQRD; translated from the coding sequence GTGCCTCCCACCCTGATCAGCATCGACGATATCCGGTCCGCCGCCCGACGCCTGGACGGTGCCGTGCTGCGCACTCCGCTGCTGGCGGCCGACTGGGGTGATTCGCAGCGTCCACTCTTGCTGAAGCCGGAGAGTCTGCAGGCGATCGGTGCGTTCAAGGTGCGCGGCGCGCTCAATGCGATCGGACGGCTCGGCTCCGACGAGAAGCGCCGCGGTGTTGTCGCGTACTCCAGCGGCAACCATGCTCAGGCCGTCGCCTATGCCGCAGCACGTTTTGGACTGCGAGCCCATATCGTCATGCCCGAGGAAACCCCACGTATCAAGATCGAGCGGACCCGCGCCCATGGTGCCGAGGTCGTGCTGTGCGGTATGGGTCGGCGCGAGGCGGTGGCCGCCGAACTCGTCGAACAGACCGGCGCCACGCTGATTCCACCGTTCGATCACCCGGATGTGATTGCCGGACAGGGCACCATCGGCCTGGAGATCGCCGAGGACCGTCCCGATGTCGCCAATGTGGTGATCCCGGTCAGCGGTGGTGGATTGGCGTCGGGCATCGGCACGGCGATCCGCGCGCTGTGCCCGAACGCGCATATCTTCGGTGTGGAGCCGGAATTGGCCGCCGATACGGCGGCCGGCCTACATCGGGGGGCCCGAGTCGACATGTCGATCGAGGATCGCAATCGAACGATCGCCGACGGTTTGCGTTCGCAGCCCTCGGAGCTGACGTTCGCTCACCTGCAGCATGTGCTGACCGATATTCTCACCGTGTCTGAAAACGAGATCCGCTCTGCAGTAGCCGAATTGGCGTTCAAGGCCCGGCTGGTCGCGGAGCCGAGCGGAGCCGTCGCGCTGGCCGCCTATCGGCGCCACAAGATGCCGCCGGGTCCGACGGCGGTGATCGTCTCCGGCGGCAATGTCGAGCCTACGTTGCTGTCGGAGATACTGACCGCGTCAGCCGCGGTCGGGGAAGACCAGCGGGACTGA
- a CDS encoding thioesterase family protein → MSPVDDARFALSVVPRYAEVDQQSVVFHAHYLTWFDEAWTAYLDHRSLRYPDLIAAGVDFQVVRSEIDYRAPVRWRDTVRVVVACESVGTTSFTVSFDVLRTDGDGIERTAVRGRNVYVTVSTDDWAKRPVPDELRRIFVAPDPA, encoded by the coding sequence GTGAGTCCGGTCGACGATGCACGGTTCGCACTGTCGGTGGTCCCCCGGTACGCGGAGGTCGACCAGCAGTCAGTGGTGTTCCACGCCCACTACCTGACCTGGTTCGACGAAGCCTGGACCGCGTATCTGGACCATCGGTCGCTGCGCTATCCCGACCTGATCGCCGCCGGTGTCGACTTCCAGGTGGTGCGCAGCGAGATCGACTACCGCGCGCCCGTGCGCTGGCGCGACACCGTCCGGGTGGTCGTGGCCTGCGAGTCGGTGGGCACCACCAGTTTCACCGTCAGCTTCGACGTGCTGCGCACCGATGGCGACGGCATCGAACGGACGGCGGTGCGCGGCCGCAACGTCTACGTGACGGTATCCACCGACGATTGGGCGAAGCGGCCGGTGCCCGACGAACTGCGTCGCATCTTCGTGGCCCCCGACCCTGCCTGA
- a CDS encoding cytochrome P450, producing the protein MSIAVRRNGTPPRTVDRAQVDLGSWRFWRGDDDFRDGAFATLRHCDPISFHEPVTAEGVDAGAGHWALTRYDDVHYASRHPEIFSSSPNITIGDQTPELAEYFGSMIAMDDPRHGRLRNIVRSAFTPRVLARVEESVRERARDLVSAMVADHPDGRADLVSALAGPLPLQVICDMMGIAGEDHDRIFHWTNVILGFGDPDLTADFDEFARVAIDIGAYAAALAEDRRTHPRDDLTTALVSAELDGERLTSAEVASFFILLVVAGNETTRNAISHGVVALSRHPEQRDLWWSDYDRIAPTAVEEIVRWSSPVAYMRRTLTRDIELGRVAMTAGDKVTMWYGSANRDETRFPDPWRFDVLRSPNPHLGFGGGGAHFCLGANLARREITVTFEELHRQVPDLLADAEPDRLLSPFIHGIKRLPVRWTPGAARDIG; encoded by the coding sequence ATGTCGATCGCGGTCCGTCGCAACGGAACACCCCCGCGTACCGTCGACCGGGCGCAGGTGGATCTGGGGTCATGGCGATTCTGGCGCGGCGACGACGATTTCCGCGACGGCGCGTTCGCCACCCTCCGTCATTGCGACCCCATCTCGTTCCATGAGCCGGTCACCGCCGAGGGCGTCGATGCCGGGGCCGGTCACTGGGCACTGACCCGCTACGACGACGTGCACTATGCCAGCAGGCATCCCGAGATCTTCAGTTCGAGTCCCAACATCACCATCGGCGACCAAACTCCGGAGCTGGCCGAGTACTTCGGCTCCATGATCGCCATGGATGATCCGCGGCACGGTCGGCTACGCAACATCGTCCGCAGCGCCTTCACCCCGCGGGTCCTGGCCAGGGTGGAGGAATCGGTTCGCGAGCGTGCCCGCGACCTCGTTTCCGCGATGGTCGCCGACCACCCCGACGGCCGCGCGGATCTGGTCTCGGCACTGGCAGGTCCGCTACCGCTGCAGGTGATCTGCGACATGATGGGTATCGCCGGGGAAGATCATGACCGGATATTCCATTGGACCAATGTCATTCTTGGCTTCGGCGATCCGGATCTCACCGCCGACTTCGACGAATTCGCCAGGGTGGCCATCGATATCGGCGCCTACGCCGCCGCGTTGGCCGAAGACCGCCGCACTCACCCGCGCGATGACCTGACCACCGCCCTCGTCTCCGCCGAACTCGACGGTGAACGGCTGACATCGGCCGAGGTGGCCTCCTTCTTCATCCTCCTCGTGGTGGCCGGTAACGAAACCACGCGCAACGCCATCAGCCACGGTGTCGTCGCGCTGAGCAGGCATCCCGAGCAGCGCGACCTGTGGTGGTCTGACTACGACCGGATCGCACCGACCGCCGTCGAGGAAATCGTGCGGTGGTCGTCGCCGGTGGCCTACATGCGGCGCACCCTGACCCGCGATATCGAGCTCGGTCGTGTCGCCATGACCGCAGGTGACAAGGTCACCATGTGGTACGGCTCGGCCAATCGCGATGAGACCCGGTTCCCCGACCCGTGGCGATTCGATGTGCTGCGCTCCCCCAACCCTCATCTCGGGTTCGGCGGTGGCGGCGCCCATTTTTGTCTGGGCGCGAACCTGGCCCGCCGTGAGATCACGGTGACGTTCGAGGAGTTACACCGCCAGGTCCCCGATCTGCTGGCCGACGCCGAACCGGACCGCCTTCTCTCGCCGTTCATCCACGGGATCAAGCGGCTGCCGGTGCGCTGGACGCCCGGCGCGGCCCGCGACATCGGCTGA